The Ferrovibrio sp. MS7 sequence CCCACCAGCATCTGGACCGCGCCGATCGGTGCCCGCCTGGCACATGCCTTGCCCAAGCGCCGCCTGGAAGTCGCCTTTGGTATCTTCCTCACACTGGTCTCGCTGCGCTTCCTCACCAGCCTGATCGGCTATTAAGAAAGGCTCGTCCGCCATGACCCGTCCGCAAGCCCGTGTCATCCGCCTGCGCCAGCCCGGCGGGCCGGAAGCGATGCTGCTGGAAACCGAAATGCTGAACCCGCCTGGCAAGGGCGAGGTGCTGCTGCGCCAGACCGCCATCGGCTTCAACTTCATCGATATCTACCAGCGCAAGGGCTATTACCCGTTGCCGCTGCCCAGCGGCCTGGGTCATGAGGCAGCCGGTGTGGTGCTGGAAGTGGGGCCGGAGGTCAGTGGCCTCAAGGCTGGCGACCGCGTGGCCTATATGAATGCCGGCCTTGGCGCCTATGCCGACCACCGCGTGGTGGCGGCGGAAAAGCTGGTGAAGCTGCCCGATACGGTGAGCGACGAGCAGGCGGCGGCCCTGATCTTCAAGGGGCTGACGGCGCAATACCTGCTGCGCAAGACCCATCGTGTGCAGCCCGGTGATATCGTACTGGTGCATGCGGCAGCGGGCGGCGTCGGCCAGATTCTCTGCCGCTGGGCTAAGGCCCTGGGGGCGTTTGTTGTCGGCACGGCAGGCGGGCCGGAGAAATGTGCCATCGCGCGTGCCGCCGGCGCCGATGCGGCGGTCGATTATCGCCAAGAGAATTGGCCCGAGGCCTTCCTGGCCGCCACCGGCGGCAAAAAGGCACGCGTCGTCTATGACTCGGTGGCGCGCGATACCTTCATGAAATCGCTGGATTGCACGGCGCCCTTCGGTCTGGTGGCGCTTTATGGCGCGGCCTCAGGTCCGGCACCAGCCATCGAGCCGGAATTGCTGAACAAGAAGGGCTGCCTGTTCCTCACCCGGCCATCGGTATTTCCGCATAATGCCGATCCGGCGGTGTTCCGCGAGAATGCTGCCGAGGTTTTCGCCGCCATCGCCGCCGGCCATGTGCAGGTGAGCATCGGCGGTCGCTACAAGCTGGAAGAAGCAGCCAAGCTGCACCAGGATGCCGAGGCCCGTGCCACCACCGGCGCGCTGCTGATGATTCCATAAGGAAACTGCTGCAATGTTCTACGAAACCAGTAAGCGTAACCACGGCCTGCCGCGCGACCCGTTCAAGGCATTGGTGGCGCCGCGCCCGATCGGCTGGATTTCCACCATCGACGACCAGGGGCGCCCGAATCTGGGGCCGTATAGTTTCTTCAACGCCATGAGCAGCGATCCGCCGGTGGTGCTGTTTGGCGCCGGCCTCAATCCGCGTGGCGAAAACGTGAAGGACAGTCAGCGCAATGCCGAGACGACGGGCGAGTTCGTCTGCAATCTGGTCACCTATGACCTGCGCGACGCGATGAACAAGAGCTCGGCGCATCTCCCCCACGGGGTGAGCGAATTCGAGGCTGCCGGGCTCGAGATGGAGCCTTCGGTGTTGGTGAAGCCGCCGCGGGTGAAGGCGTCGCCGGTGCATCTGGAATGCCGCTACCTGCAGACGGTCGAGATTCCGTGCAATACGCCGGGTGGCCGTAATTTCGTGGTTTTCGGCCAAGTGGTTGGTGTTCATATCAATGAAAGTGTCCTGACGGGCGGTTTTGTCGATATCAAGAAGCTGCGGCCGCTGGCACGGCTGGGCTACATGGATTACTGCGTCGTCGACGAGGTCTTCGCCATGAACCGGCCTGACTAACGGTTGATGCAGCCAATTTTCCGGCTGGGGCGAAATCCGACTTAACCGGCTCCGCCTGCCGGGTTATAGTTGCATCGTCATGGATTTCGTCGCTTCCCTGCCATCGCCGCTTTCCTCCCGCAGCCGGGATTTCCTTGCCATCTGGAATGATTGGCGGCGGGGCCGCATGTTGCCGGAACATCGCGACATGGACCTGGAGGCACTCGGCTCTCTGGCCCAGACCAGCCTGCTGCTGAATGTGCGCGGCCATGACAATATTAGCATTGACTGGGTGGGAGAGGCGGTGACGCAGCAGCTCGGCGTCAATCTCGCCGGCCTCAATTATCTTGATCTCACCTCGCGCGAGAACCGTTCCTGGCGCGCCCACCTCACCATTGCCCAGGTGGCTCAGCCCTGCTGCGCCGTGATCTATTACTGGCTGCGGCTCGGCCAGGGGGGTGTGCTGCCGGTGGAGATCGTCAGTGCGCCGATCCGCCAGGACGGCGACCAGAATGCCAGCCTGATGCTGTGCAGCATCTCTTTCCTCACCCGGCGCAAGCGGGTTCCCGAGGGCGAAGCCATCGACCCGGATTCCTATGAGGAAGGCGAGGGCATGCGCTTCATCGATATCGGCGCCGGCATCCCCTCGATGGTGCCGAGCCAGCGCCAGGAAACCCGCCCGGTTCAGTAGCCCTATTTCAAGGCGGCGGTGGAGGCGCGCGGGATCAGTGTGGGCCGCAGCATAACCCGTTGCGCCGGGTCGCCGGGCTGACCCTCCAATGCCGACAGCAGCAATTTAGCCGCATCCTGGCCCATCTCGCGTGGGCCGATCCGCACTGTGGTCAGTGGCGGGTCGATCATGTCGACCAGCGGCATGTCGTTATGCCCGACCACGGAGAGGTCGCCAGGGCAGGTAAGGCCGCGCGCGCGCAAGGCCCGCAGCAGGCCCAGTGCCAGCAGGTCGTTGGCGGCAACGATGGCGCTCAGCCTGGGCTTGATGTCCAGCAAGGCCGCAGCGGCGCTCTCGCCGGCCTCGCGTTCATAGGCCTTGGCCGTACTGATGCCGCCGGCCGGAATTTTCAGGCCATGGGCTTTCATCGCCGCTTCGAAACCCTGGCGCCGCAGATGCCCGGTGGAAAGATGCGCCGGGCCGGCGATATGGCCAATGCGGCGATGGCCCAGTGCCACCAGATGGTCCACCGCCAGCTTCATGCCATACAGGTCGTCGCTCACCACCGCCGGCACGCGGCCTGACTCGTCGGCGCGGTTGACCAGCACCACCGGCAGGCGGGTTTCAAGGCAGTGACGCAGCACGGCATCGTCGCGTCGCACGGTGGCGAGGATCAGGCCATCAACACGGCGGGCGATCAGTTCATCCACCAGCGCCGCCTGACGTTTCGGGTCGGAGCCGACATCGGCGACGATGGTGGAGTAGCCCTGGGCGTTGAGCGACTCGGAAACGCCGGAAATGATCGGTGAAAATACCGGATTGGCGATATCGGGCACCAGCACGCCGACTAGGCGCGAGCGCTTGGTGCGCAGGCTGGCGGCGGCGGCATCGCGGCGATAGCCGAGCCGGCGCGCCTCGGCCTCGATGCGGGCGGCAACTTCGGCGGCAATCAGATGCCGCTTGGCCGGGTCCAGCGCGCGGGAGGCGGTGGAAAGATGCACGCCGGCTGCCGCCGCCACGGCTTTCAATGTGGCTGGCTTCACGGTGGTTGGCTGGCGGCTGGCGGTACGGGCAGGCGGACGATTCTGCATGACGCGATCTTAGCAATTCGCTTGACAACTGCAAACGATTGCAGTATGCAAACGATTGCATAATCATAAGAGTTAAGAGGAAACACCGTGGTCATCGAGACAGAGCAGGATGTCACGCCCGCCGTTCTGGCCGCCATGGCCAATACGCCGGATGCGCGGCTGCGCGAAGTCATGGCGTCGCTGGTCAAGCATCTGCACGCCTTCGCGCGCGAGGTGAACCTCACCGAGCCGGAATGGGAACGCGGCATCGAATTCCTGATTGGCCTCGGCAAGCTCACCAACGACAGCCATAACGAAGCCATCCTGGCCTCCGATGCCATCGGCTTTTCCACGCTGGTGTGCCTGCTGAACAACGGCACGGTCGGCGACAGCGAAACCGCGGCGGCCTTGCTTGGGCCGTTCTGGCGCCTGAATGCACCCAAAACCGAATCCGGCGCCTCCATTGTACGTTCGCCAACGCCGGGGCCGGCGTTGTTCGCCGATTGCCGGCTCCGCGACAATAGCGGCCGTCCGATTGCCGGCGCCTATGTCGATGTTTGGCATGCTTCGCCGGTCGGCATGTATGAAAACCAGGATGCCGGCCAGGCAGACATGAATCTGCGCGGCAATTTCATCACCGATGCAGAAGGGCGTTTTTCCTTCCGCAGCGTGAAGCCTGCGGGCTATCCGGTGCCGGTGAGCGGCCCGGTGGGGGCATTACTGGCGGCGCAGCAGCGCCACCCTTATCGCCCGGCGCATCTGCATTTCCTGTTCCACAAGCCGGGCTACAAGACGCTGATCACTCAAGTCTTCGTGCAGGGCGATCCGTATCTCGAAAGCGATGTGGTTTTTGGCGTCACCAAGCCGCTGGTTGGTGATTACCGCCTGCGCCGCGATACACCGCCTGCCGCTGATGTCAGTGGCGAGTGGTATTCGCTTGAGCATGAATTCGTCATGGAGCCCGGCGAAGCCGTGCTGCCCAACCCACCGATTAAGTAACGGCCGCCCATCAAGTGAAAGCATCCATGTCCTCGATTCACTCCCTGAAAGACAAAGTCGCACTGATCATCGGTGGCACCGGCGGCATTGGCGCCGCCTCGGCCAAGCTGTTTGCCGAAGCTGGCGCCACCGTGATCGTCACCCACCGCGCTGGCGCCAAGGGCGAAGCAGCGGCGGCTGAATTGCTGAAAGGCCTGCCTGGCCAGGGACATTTCGCGCAAGCCGCCGATGTTATCGATACCGCCAGCCTGGTAGCGCTCCGCGATGTCGTGCAGGCGCGCTTCGGCAAACTGCATGTACTGGTGAACACTGCCGGTTTCACCAAACCGGTGGCGCATGGTGACCTTGATGCGCTGGATGATGAACTGATCGACCGCATGTTCGCGGTCAACTGGCGTGGCCAGTTCGCTGCTATCCGCAGTTTTGTGCCGCTGCTCAAGGCCAGCGGTGACGGCGTGATCGTGTCTATTTCCTCGATTGCCGGCGCCACCGGCAATGGCTCCAGCATCGCCTATTGTGCGGTAAAAGCCGGTATCGACGTGATGACCAAGTCGCTGGCCCGCGTACTGGCGCCGGAAGTGCGGGTGCTCGGCGTTGCGCCGGGCGTCGTCGATACCGGTTTCGTGCCGGGGCGTGGCGCCGAATTCAATGCCAAGACGGCTGCCACCACGCCGCTGAAGCGCGTTGCCTCGGCCGAGGATGTCGCCGCTGCCGTGCTGGCTTGCTGCACCCATCTCACTTTCTCGACCGGCACCACCCTGGTGGTGGATGGCGGTCGCAGCCTATAGCCCGAGGGAAACCGCCATGCGTCCGACTCAGAACAAGGTCATCATCACCTGCGCGGTGACCGGCAACCAGACCAAGCCCGAACATACGCCGCATCTGCCGATCACACCGGAACAGATCGCCGATGCCTGCCTGGGTGCTGCGGAAGCTGGTGCGGCCATCGTGCATATCCATGTGCGCCATCCCGATAATGGCCGGCCCTCGATGGAATTGGCGCATTACCGCGAGACGGTGGAGCGTATCCGCGCCAAGAACACTCAGCTTATTCTCAACCTCACCACCGGTCCTGGCGGCCGCTTCGTGCCCTCGGAAGATGATCCCAAGGTGGCCGCGCCGGGCACCACGTTGTGCCATCCACTCAAGCGCGTCGAGCATATCGAGGTGCTGCGCCCCGATATCTGCACGCTGGACCTCAACACCATGAATTCCGGCAAGGAAGTGGTGATCAACACGCCCGGCAATGTGCGCAAGATGGCGGATGTGATGACCCGGGCCGGTGTAAAGCCGGAAATCGAACTGTTCGACTCCGGAGATATTGCGCTGATGAATGACATGCTTGCCGATGGTTCGCTGTCGGGCCCGATCCTGTGTTCCTTCGTGCTTGGCATCAAGTATGGCTTCCAGCCCAGCCCGGAAACCATCCTCTATGCCCGTGGCTTGCTGCCGCGCGATGCGCAGTTCACTGCCTTCGGTGTTGGCCGCCATGCCTTCCAGATGGCAGCGCAGAGCTACCTCGCCGGCGGCCATGTCCGTGTCGGCCTCGAGGATGCCATCATGCTCGACCGCACCACCCTGGCGCCGAGCAATGCCGCCATGGTGACCAAGGCGCGCCTGATCATCGAGAACATGGGCGGTCAGATCGCCACGCCGGAGGAAGCGCGCGAGATTGTCGGCCTGCCGACCCGTCTGAGTGGTTCCTCCTTCCGGGCGGCGGGCTGAGGCCATGAGTGCTGTGGCGGATACCAAGATGAAGGCGCGCGGGGATGTGCTGGCCCGTGCCTTGCGGCTGCATGAAAAAAGCGGCGAAGCGGCGAATATCCGCTTCACGCAAGAGGAAATTCCGCTGCGTATCGAGCGCGATGGCCAGGCCATCGTGCGGGTCACGGCGGCGGGTGTGAATCCTTCCGATGTGAAAGCAGCGATGGGCATGATGCCCTATGCCGTATTCCCGCGCACGCCAGGCCGCGATTTCGCCGGCGTGGTGGTGGCGGGGTCTGCCGACCTGATCGGCCAGGAAGTGTTCGGCACCGGTGGCGATGTTGGTATCCGGCGCGATGGCAGCCATGCTTCGCATCTGCTGCTGGATAACGGTGCGCTGGCGCCGAAGCCGGCCAATCTGAGCGCTGTCGAGGCCGCCGGTATCGGCGTGCCCTTCGTCACCGCCTGGGAAGGTTTCCGCCGCGCTGGCATGCCGAAGCCCGGTGAGACTGTGCTGATCATGGGTGCCAATGGCAAAGTCGGCCAGGCCGCGATCCAGATCGCCACCCTGTGCGGCGCGCGGGTCATCGGCGTGGTGCGCAAGCCTGAAGGTTATCGCGGCCATGCCAATGCGCCAGTTGAGGTGCTGGATCATTCCGCTTGCGACGTGGCGGCGCGGGTGCGCGAACTGACCAATGGCAAAGGCGCGGACATTGTCTACAACACCGTCGGCGATCCGTATTACGCCGCGGCCACGGCGGCGCTGGCGCTGAAGGGTCGGCAGATCTTCATCGCGGCGGTGAAGAAGATCGTCGAATTCGACATCTTCGCCTTTTACCGCGGCCGCCACACCTATGTCGGCATCGATACGCTGGCCTTCACGGCGGTGGAATC is a genomic window containing:
- a CDS encoding quinone oxidoreductase family protein encodes the protein MTRPQARVIRLRQPGGPEAMLLETEMLNPPGKGEVLLRQTAIGFNFIDIYQRKGYYPLPLPSGLGHEAAGVVLEVGPEVSGLKAGDRVAYMNAGLGAYADHRVVAAEKLVKLPDTVSDEQAAALIFKGLTAQYLLRKTHRVQPGDIVLVHAAAGGVGQILCRWAKALGAFVVGTAGGPEKCAIARAAGADAAVDYRQENWPEAFLAATGGKKARVVYDSVARDTFMKSLDCTAPFGLVALYGAASGPAPAIEPELLNKKGCLFLTRPSVFPHNADPAVFRENAAEVFAAIAAGHVQVSIGGRYKLEEAAKLHQDAEARATTGALLMIP
- a CDS encoding flavin reductase family protein, with protein sequence MFYETSKRNHGLPRDPFKALVAPRPIGWISTIDDQGRPNLGPYSFFNAMSSDPPVVLFGAGLNPRGENVKDSQRNAETTGEFVCNLVTYDLRDAMNKSSAHLPHGVSEFEAAGLEMEPSVLVKPPRVKASPVHLECRYLQTVEIPCNTPGGRNFVVFGQVVGVHINESVLTGGFVDIKKLRPLARLGYMDYCVVDEVFAMNRPD
- a CDS encoding PAS domain-containing protein, which encodes MDFVASLPSPLSSRSRDFLAIWNDWRRGRMLPEHRDMDLEALGSLAQTSLLLNVRGHDNISIDWVGEAVTQQLGVNLAGLNYLDLTSRENRSWRAHLTIAQVAQPCCAVIYYWLRLGQGGVLPVEIVSAPIRQDGDQNASLMLCSISFLTRRKRVPEGEAIDPDSYEEGEGMRFIDIGAGIPSMVPSQRQETRPVQ
- a CDS encoding LacI family DNA-binding transcriptional regulator, with product MQNRPPARTASRQPTTVKPATLKAVAAAAGVHLSTASRALDPAKRHLIAAEVAARIEAEARRLGYRRDAAAASLRTKRSRLVGVLVPDIANPVFSPIISGVSESLNAQGYSTIVADVGSDPKRQAALVDELIARRVDGLILATVRRDDAVLRHCLETRLPVVLVNRADESGRVPAVVSDDLYGMKLAVDHLVALGHRRIGHIAGPAHLSTGHLRRQGFEAAMKAHGLKIPAGGISTAKAYEREAGESAAAALLDIKPRLSAIVAANDLLALGLLRALRARGLTCPGDLSVVGHNDMPLVDMIDPPLTTVRIGPREMGQDAAKLLLSALEGQPGDPAQRVMLRPTLIPRASTAALK
- a CDS encoding dioxygenase family protein, which translates into the protein MVIETEQDVTPAVLAAMANTPDARLREVMASLVKHLHAFAREVNLTEPEWERGIEFLIGLGKLTNDSHNEAILASDAIGFSTLVCLLNNGTVGDSETAAALLGPFWRLNAPKTESGASIVRSPTPGPALFADCRLRDNSGRPIAGAYVDVWHASPVGMYENQDAGQADMNLRGNFITDAEGRFSFRSVKPAGYPVPVSGPVGALLAAQQRHPYRPAHLHFLFHKPGYKTLITQVFVQGDPYLESDVVFGVTKPLVGDYRLRRDTPPAADVSGEWYSLEHEFVMEPGEAVLPNPPIK
- a CDS encoding SDR family NAD(P)-dependent oxidoreductase, producing MSSIHSLKDKVALIIGGTGGIGAASAKLFAEAGATVIVTHRAGAKGEAAAAELLKGLPGQGHFAQAADVIDTASLVALRDVVQARFGKLHVLVNTAGFTKPVAHGDLDALDDELIDRMFAVNWRGQFAAIRSFVPLLKASGDGVIVSISSIAGATGNGSSIAYCAVKAGIDVMTKSLARVLAPEVRVLGVAPGVVDTGFVPGRGAEFNAKTAATTPLKRVASAEDVAAAVLACCTHLTFSTGTTLVVDGGRSL
- a CDS encoding 3-keto-5-aminohexanoate cleavage protein — its product is MRPTQNKVIITCAVTGNQTKPEHTPHLPITPEQIADACLGAAEAGAAIVHIHVRHPDNGRPSMELAHYRETVERIRAKNTQLILNLTTGPGGRFVPSEDDPKVAAPGTTLCHPLKRVEHIEVLRPDICTLDLNTMNSGKEVVINTPGNVRKMADVMTRAGVKPEIELFDSGDIALMNDMLADGSLSGPILCSFVLGIKYGFQPSPETILYARGLLPRDAQFTAFGVGRHAFQMAAQSYLAGGHVRVGLEDAIMLDRTTLAPSNAAMVTKARLIIENMGGQIATPEEAREIVGLPTRLSGSSFRAAG
- a CDS encoding quinone oxidoreductase family protein; translation: MSAVADTKMKARGDVLARALRLHEKSGEAANIRFTQEEIPLRIERDGQAIVRVTAAGVNPSDVKAAMGMMPYAVFPRTPGRDFAGVVVAGSADLIGQEVFGTGGDVGIRRDGSHASHLLLDNGALAPKPANLSAVEAAGIGVPFVTAWEGFRRAGMPKPGETVLIMGANGKVGQAAIQIATLCGARVIGVVRKPEGYRGHANAPVEVLDHSACDVAARVRELTNGKGADIVYNTVGDPYYAAATAALALKGRQIFIAAVKKIVEFDIFAFYRGRHTYVGIDTLAFTAVESAELLREMAPHFASGKLKPFPIHADFTYRFSAAKEAYMTVIGSSPERVVLVPEE